Proteins from a single region of Xenopus laevis strain J_2021 chromosome 9_10S, Xenopus_laevis_v10.1, whole genome shotgun sequence:
- the rnd3.S gene encoding uncharacterized protein LOC414503, whose product MKERRTSQKLASKSMMDPNQNVKCKIVVVGDSQCGKTALLHVFAKDSFPENYVPTVFENYTASFEIDTQRIELSLWDTSGSPYYDNVRPLSYPDSDAVLICFDISRPETLDSVLKKWKGEIQEFCPNTKMLLVGCKSDLRTDLTTLVELSNHRQTPVSYDQGANMAKQIGAATYIECSALQSENSVRDIFHVATLACVNKTNKNLKRNKTQRATKRISHMPSRPELSSVATDLRKDKAKSCSIM is encoded by the exons ATGAAGGAAAGAAGAACGAGTCAGAAACTGGCCAGCAAATCAATGATGGATCCCAACCAGAATGTGAAATGTAAAATTGTGGTGGTGGGGGACAGCCAGTGTGGCAAAACTGCTCTGCTCCATGTCTTTGCCAAGGACTCCTTCCCAGAG AACTATGTCCCCACTGTATTTGAGAATTACACGGCCAGTTTTGAAATTGACACGCAGAGGATAGAACTGAGTCTCTGGGATACATCTG ggtccCCTTATTATGACAACGTCCGACCTCTTAGCTACCCAGACTCTGATGCCGTCTTGATATGTTTCGATATCAGTCGCCCCGAAACACTCGACAGTGTCCTGAAAAAG TGGAAAGGTGAAATTCAGGAATTCTGCCCCAACACCAAAATGTTACTGGTTGGCTGCAAATCTGACCTCCGTACAGATCTAACCACATTAGTAGAACTATCTAACCACAGACAGACGCCAGTCTCCTATGATCAG GGGGCAAACATGGCCAAGCAGATAGGAGCAGCCACATACATCGAATGCTCTGCGTTACAGTCGGAGAACAGCGTCAGAGACATTTTTCATGTAGCCACCCTGGCATGTGTGAACAAGACTAACAAAAATCTTAAAAGGAATAAAACTCAGAGAGCCACAAAGAGAATTTCGCACATGCCGAGCCGGCCAGAACTAAGCTCTGTGGCCACAGACTTGAGGAAGGATAAAGCAAAGAGCTGCAGCATCATGTga